The window aaaaatatattttatatgttaattttttgataAGGTGATAAGGGCTTTTAaggaaaattgtttgtttttgtaacatgaaaccaaatttaaaaaaaaaaaatcaccagTCATAAATTTATTATACTTTTTCAGATTCTGATAGTGGTATTTTCTGTGCTGCAAATAAAATCTTCTGGGATGGAAAGTATGGCCTTTTTTAAAGATCATGAGCACATTAAATGGCTTTTGGATGCTGATTTTGAGAACATTGTGATAAATGATGAAATTGTTGGTGGTTTTGCAGACAGAAATGTTGAATTTATTGGTGACAATCAAAATGTAAGAAAGAACAATTATATAtagatcaaaaaaataaaaaccagcAAAGCTAACAGGTTCCCAGAAAcgttcatttatataccctgaAGCATAATCTATACATGTTGATAATATAGTAGGAGACGAAAATGGACAAGTTATTATATTAATATATGCGATTTCATTAAAACCAAACCACCAATATGCATCTATTGAATCAAAAAATAGAACTCAATAAactcaaaaaatgcaatgtttGAAGTGCTTGTGTTTAGCTGAATATACGTTGTTTTTTTACTGCTGATATAAAAAACCCAGACTTTTGTTcccattttattttaaacatattggaATACATTAAGATATAAAGTTTTTGTAAACCCATAAGAAAtgtacaaaatttaaatgtacGCTAAACCAGGCTATGCAGAAAATAAATGTGCAGAAAAGATGcagaaaatttaaactttatgaaaattttataaataaaatattacgtTCATATTGTGGATACTTTTAATCTAAATGTAATGATGTTATATATCAAAAGGAACTTTAAAACATCGATATGTAAATTTTCAATGCCTTTAAAAAAGCAGTTGAAATTAGCCTTATgttcttgtttaaaaaatggaGTACAATGCTTCTGAATATGTTTAAATGTTACTTTTGGTGTTATATACATtataatatacaaaaatatCTATTAAGTCAATCATCAAGATAAAGATATGTTGTTGATGTTTAATGCTTTTATTTCAGTTGACATTCTCAGTGGACAGCTTGTTGGAATCGCTATGTATGTTTTTAGTGTAATCATCCCTTCTTAATAAAAATTGAAGATAATGGGCAACAATTGCTATTAAGATTTTATATCCTTTAATTTTAGTAAGTGTAACACCAGATGGGACATttattaaaacacaaaatttcaaatttgttAATCCTAAAACGAAGAGGACAATACTTGACATCAATGGTGGAGAGCATCTGTCAGCTGTTGGTGAATTTGAAGGGAAATCCATGACAATAAACTCAATAAAAACACCAAGGGTATACTTGTTTCACTGTAGttactgaaaatatttttgcaatccATACCATGTCTGTGAACAAAATTGTAGTGTAAGGTAAAAGCTTCCAAATAGTGAAGAATCTATTTAACTTGAAAAAGACAATAATAAGAAAGCTAACTATAAAACAGGTGCAGGTAATTCATAGAGACTGAATCTACACCCTGGCTGTTTAAGCATTTTTTCTTATAGCAACTTTTTTGCAGTGTAAGCAATATTAAAActttacatttaaaatttctgcaaaaaaagTGACAGAAATCCAGCCATACACCCGTTGTATTTGTAAGAAAATGAgctataaaaactttaaaatatcgagaaaattttaagaaaatttccAGCCTTAGCGTGTTGAGATCCAATTTTTGGAGACCTTGATATTTTCATTTACAGTTACTAAATCCCCATAATTTGAAAATAGCTGcatagtgtgtaacaaatattattgcctatctgaatagcaaaatatgtcgtgtctaactttgtaacagaaatcacactgatagacagctttttgtaaattttattcgcgaggttgtttatgTATATCATACTTCTTGTTTTGTTTGAAAAGGCTTAGGTCAAAAAGcggttttattataaaaaaaaacgtataAAGAAGCgttcattaaatttaaatttaaattactcGAGTTTTTGCAGCTTTAGGACTTTAAACGCCATCAGAAAATTAATAGCTATTCGTTTGTttctatttaaataatttttccacTACTTCAGATTGTGTCTGATCACACACATGATTTGATCCTCTCATCTCTATTTGGCAACATTAACATTACTGGAAATGAAGGGTTGTACGTTGATGCGATGAATATAACAATTGATTCAAATCAAGACCTGTTTATAAGGGTCAGCGATGAAGCATCTGTAAGTAATATGTCTTATCGTACTAATTAATTAGCGTGctgaaaaatcttaaaaaataagGCGATCCTGGAAATTCCATAAATATCTGAAAAATTTTGACCAAAATTTAAAGAACTTCTGGTCTTgaaaagtgattatgttgagTTAAAATTTTGCAAATCGAGACGGTTATCTTTTTACACAGTTTACGGAAGGAATTTTTTCGTAAATAACTTGAGAAATtcggaaaaattatttttaaaatccaGGAATTCCAGGCATTGTCCT is drawn from Hydractinia symbiolongicarpus strain clone_291-10 chromosome 8, HSymV2.1, whole genome shotgun sequence and contains these coding sequences:
- the LOC130654228 gene encoding uncharacterized protein LOC130654228; its protein translation is MNNTVGDKQVHTTNAGEKKVYFAVALLVVLAIICIVNMIILIVVFSVLQIKSSGMESMAFFKDHEHIKWLLDADFENIVINDEIVGGFADRNVEFIGDNQNLTFSVDSLLESLLSVTPDGTFIKTQNFKFVNPKTKRTILDINGGEHLSAVGEFEGKSMTINSIKTPRIVSDHTHDLILSSLFGNINITGNEGLYVDAMNITIDSNQDLFIRVSDEASSLELSGANGGVKINPLKLQNTKHNNALVSGVDRYRLCACLETGELYRANITSDSITCAIALENPC